The proteins below come from a single Burkholderia sp. PAMC 26561 genomic window:
- the bcsB gene encoding cellulose biosynthesis cyclic di-GMP-binding regulatory protein BcsB: MLRLDTGRGEQDRAAPVPLRSRPIARALMRSLAGWMALQTALAVPLASLAGAANAASAKEASAASAQIAPTAPSGVPLPGPAAPYNKLTIEQPPLAVAVPAFGQAASGAVGASAAPAVKTLASKTPTTAEPGTLVPGGRRQTLTFADLGALDPLQLRGTDGQNGVPFSVRGDEVVTGAVLHLIYSYSPSLLPAISQLKVLVNGEVAATLPVPRDQAGILVARDVSIDPRFITEFNHLNVQLIGHYTQQCEDPSNSTLWATVSNASSLDLTYATLESKPDLASLPAPFFDRRDVRRLELPFVFAQKPTPATLEAAGTVASWLGSLAGYRGAVFPAQVDNVPLSGNAVVFATPDQHPAGVQIPEISGPTIAVRDREGGARGRLLLVMGRNDAELKTAAKALGIGQNSFSGQSVTITQLNDFAPRKPYDAPNWLPTDRPVRFGELAEARDLTVNGYNADAVRVNLRVPPDLFMWQTKGVPIDLGYRYTVRPALDRSTLNINVNDGFVQSLRIPAVATSTFDLGRYFNRVLPDKTAAARHQIYVPPLLLTPRSQLRLHFYYDYPKTGECQGRILDNVVGAIDPNSTIDLSGFPHYMALPDLAAFANGGFPFTRMADLSQTAVIMPDDPSSADYSLFLLEMGRMGASTGYPTTGVTVAQANQVDNLADKDLLILGSPGRQPLLQRWSKNMPFSGDADSRNFELSDVAFKVVDWWHGERGVERLPARADLTLVSSNGDALITGFKSPLHSERSAVALISAAGQSDADLSAALLDNDILPEIQGAMAVIHGRDVTVTSNGQAYYVGRLSPFEYMRWALSSHPLLLVLSGLLAAIIVAALFYRALRAVAARRLRD; the protein is encoded by the coding sequence ATGCTCCGCCTTGACACCGGCCGAGGCGAACAAGATCGGGCTGCGCCCGTGCCGCTGCGCTCCCGCCCCATCGCCCGTGCGCTGATGCGCTCGCTTGCCGGCTGGATGGCGTTGCAAACGGCGCTGGCCGTGCCGCTGGCATCGCTTGCCGGTGCCGCCAATGCCGCAAGCGCAAAAGAGGCGTCGGCTGCGAGCGCGCAGATCGCGCCAACCGCCCCAAGCGGCGTGCCGCTTCCTGGTCCCGCCGCGCCGTACAACAAGCTGACCATCGAACAACCGCCGCTTGCCGTTGCCGTTCCTGCCTTCGGGCAAGCCGCATCGGGCGCGGTGGGTGCATCGGCGGCGCCGGCCGTCAAGACGCTGGCATCGAAGACGCCGACGACCGCCGAGCCCGGCACGCTGGTTCCCGGCGGCCGCCGCCAGACGCTGACCTTCGCCGATCTCGGTGCGCTCGATCCGCTGCAACTTCGCGGCACCGACGGCCAGAACGGCGTGCCGTTCTCGGTACGCGGCGACGAAGTCGTGACCGGCGCCGTGCTGCATCTGATCTACAGCTATTCGCCGTCGCTCCTGCCCGCCATCTCGCAGCTCAAGGTGCTCGTGAACGGCGAAGTCGCCGCAACCTTGCCGGTGCCGCGCGATCAGGCAGGCATCCTGGTTGCGCGCGACGTGTCCATCGACCCGCGCTTCATCACCGAATTCAACCACCTGAACGTGCAGTTGATCGGACACTACACGCAGCAGTGCGAGGACCCGTCGAACTCGACGTTATGGGCGACCGTCAGCAATGCGAGTTCGCTCGACCTGACGTATGCAACGCTTGAAAGCAAGCCGGATCTCGCCTCGTTGCCCGCGCCTTTCTTCGACCGGCGCGATGTCCGCCGTCTCGAACTGCCCTTTGTCTTCGCGCAGAAACCGACACCCGCGACGCTCGAAGCGGCGGGCACGGTCGCGTCATGGCTTGGCTCGCTCGCGGGTTATCGCGGTGCAGTGTTTCCGGCGCAGGTCGACAACGTGCCGCTGTCCGGCAACGCGGTCGTGTTCGCGACGCCCGACCAGCATCCGGCCGGCGTGCAGATCCCCGAAATCTCCGGTCCGACCATCGCCGTGCGCGATCGTGAAGGCGGCGCACGCGGGCGCTTGCTGCTCGTGATGGGACGCAACGACGCCGAGCTGAAGACCGCAGCGAAAGCGCTGGGTATCGGGCAGAATTCGTTCTCGGGCCAGAGCGTGACGATCACGCAACTCAACGACTTCGCGCCGCGCAAGCCTTACGACGCCCCCAACTGGCTGCCGACCGATCGCCCGGTGCGCTTTGGCGAACTGGCTGAAGCACGCGACCTGACGGTGAATGGTTATAACGCCGACGCCGTGCGCGTGAACCTGCGCGTGCCGCCCGACTTGTTCATGTGGCAGACGAAGGGCGTGCCGATCGACCTGGGTTATCGATACACCGTGCGCCCGGCGCTCGACCGCTCCACGCTGAACATCAACGTGAACGACGGCTTCGTGCAGTCGCTGCGCATCCCGGCAGTGGCCACATCCACGTTCGATCTGGGCCGCTATTTCAATCGCGTCCTCCCCGACAAAACCGCTGCCGCGCGTCATCAAATCTATGTGCCGCCGCTTCTGCTGACGCCGCGTTCGCAATTGCGCCTGCATTTCTATTACGACTATCCGAAGACCGGCGAATGCCAGGGCCGCATCCTGGACAACGTGGTCGGCGCGATCGATCCGAATTCGACCATCGACTTGTCGGGTTTCCCGCACTACATGGCGCTGCCCGATCTCGCAGCGTTCGCCAACGGCGGTTTCCCGTTCACGCGCATGGCGGATCTCTCGCAGACGGCCGTGATCATGCCCGACGATCCCAGCTCGGCGGACTACAGCCTGTTCCTGCTGGAGATGGGCCGCATGGGTGCATCGACGGGATATCCCACGACCGGCGTCACGGTCGCACAAGCCAATCAGGTCGATAACCTCGCCGATAAAGACCTGCTGATCCTCGGTTCACCCGGGCGCCAGCCGCTCTTGCAACGCTGGTCGAAGAACATGCCGTTCTCGGGCGATGCCGACTCGCGCAACTTCGAGCTCTCCGATGTCGCGTTCAAGGTCGTCGACTGGTGGCACGGCGAACGCGGCGTGGAGCGTTTGCCGGCACGCGCGGACCTCACGCTCGTGAGTTCCAACGGCGATGCGCTCATTACCGGCTTCAAATCTCCGCTGCACAGCGAGCGCAGCGCGGTCGCACTGATCAGCGCGGCGGGACAGTCGGACGCGGACTTGTCGGCGGCCTTGCTCGACAACGACATCCTCCCCGAGATCCAGGGCGCCATGGCCGTGATCCACGGACGCGACGTGACGGTGACATCGAATGGACAGGCGTATTACGTCGGACGCCTGTCGCCATTTGAATACATGCGATGGGCGTTGTCGTCGCATCCGCTCCTGCTCGTCTTGAGCGGCTTGCTTGCGGCCATTATCGTCGCGGCACTGTTCTACCGTGCACTGCGCGCGGTCGCAGCGCGCCGTTTGAGGGATTGA
- the bcsA gene encoding UDP-forming cellulose synthase catalytic subunit, whose protein sequence is MNKPRARRLSEADEIPSRLERLVDSGIWNSRIFSGLLTVFAVVTMYFVWTVPMVATQQLIFACCCFGFAMALRRLRGQYATLVMIMLSVTVTGRYMYWRLTETTYWERPLDAAWGLLLVTAEVYSAIVLMLGYFQTAWPLQRRPMPLPQNRDEWPTVDVFIPTYNEPLGVVKPTIYAALAMDYPKDKISIHVLDDGRRPDFKAFCEEVGVTWTIRTHNRHAKAGNINEALKTTSGEYLAIFDCDHIPTRSFLQIGLGWFLKDKLLSMLQTPHHFFSPDPFERNLGTFRKVPNEGELFYGLVQDGNDLWNATFFCGSCALLRRTMVEEIGGIAVETVTEDAHTALKLHRLGYTTAYLAIPQAAGLATESLSGHIGQRIRWARGMTQIFRIDNPLTGKGLKLGQRLCYLNGMMHFFYGIPRLVFLTAPLSYLFFGAHVIQAAAGTIAIYALPHMMHASITNSRMQRQFRHSFWAEVYESVLASYITAPTLLAMINPKLGKFNVTAKGGQIAKDYFDYSISRPYLILLVLNLLGFIAGIVNIYIHWDVKSEVNTVLLNLAWTTYNMLILGASVAAASERKQVRTTHRVEMKMPVMLKFSTGRTLACETMDYSEGGVGVKLPGDLQVPLHEKVTVSLFRGDEEYAFPATVGFSAVGRVGLRFSALTREQEFEFVKTTFARADAWTNWSEGRTPDAPLRGLRHVLTVGVGGIGALFEHLFNDARTWVVTRTPSAKKLKTKD, encoded by the coding sequence ATGAACAAGCCCCGCGCACGACGCCTTTCCGAAGCGGACGAAATTCCGTCGCGTCTCGAACGCCTGGTCGATTCGGGCATCTGGAACAGCCGGATCTTCAGCGGCCTGCTGACCGTGTTCGCCGTCGTCACGATGTACTTCGTGTGGACGGTGCCGATGGTCGCGACCCAGCAGTTGATCTTCGCGTGCTGCTGCTTCGGGTTCGCAATGGCGCTGCGGCGTCTGCGCGGCCAGTACGCCACACTCGTCATGATCATGTTGTCGGTGACCGTGACCGGGCGCTACATGTACTGGCGCCTGACCGAGACGACCTACTGGGAACGTCCGCTCGACGCCGCGTGGGGTTTGCTGCTGGTCACCGCCGAAGTGTATTCCGCGATCGTGCTGATGCTCGGGTATTTCCAGACGGCGTGGCCGCTGCAACGAAGGCCCATGCCGTTGCCGCAGAACCGCGACGAGTGGCCGACCGTCGACGTTTTCATTCCGACCTATAACGAGCCGCTCGGCGTGGTGAAGCCGACCATCTACGCGGCGCTCGCAATGGACTATCCGAAGGACAAGATTTCGATCCATGTCCTCGACGACGGCCGCCGTCCCGACTTCAAGGCCTTCTGTGAAGAAGTGGGTGTGACGTGGACCATCCGCACGCACAACCGGCATGCGAAGGCCGGCAACATCAATGAAGCGCTGAAGACCACGAGCGGCGAATATCTCGCGATCTTCGATTGCGATCACATCCCTACGCGCTCGTTCCTGCAGATCGGCCTCGGCTGGTTCCTGAAAGACAAGCTGCTTTCGATGCTGCAGACGCCGCACCACTTTTTCTCGCCCGATCCGTTCGAACGCAATCTCGGTACGTTTCGCAAGGTGCCCAACGAAGGCGAGTTGTTCTACGGCCTCGTGCAGGACGGCAACGACCTCTGGAACGCGACCTTCTTCTGCGGCTCGTGCGCCCTCTTGCGCCGTACGATGGTCGAGGAGATCGGCGGTATTGCGGTGGAGACGGTGACCGAAGATGCACATACGGCGTTGAAGCTGCATCGGCTGGGTTATACGACCGCGTATCTCGCGATTCCGCAAGCCGCGGGGCTCGCGACGGAAAGCCTGTCGGGGCACATCGGCCAGCGCATTCGATGGGCGCGCGGCATGACGCAGATTTTCCGTATCGATAACCCGCTCACTGGCAAGGGTCTCAAGCTCGGCCAGCGGCTCTGTTATCTCAACGGCATGATGCACTTCTTTTACGGCATTCCGCGCCTCGTGTTCCTGACGGCACCGCTGTCGTACCTGTTCTTCGGCGCGCACGTGATCCAGGCGGCGGCGGGCACCATCGCGATCTACGCGTTGCCGCACATGATGCACGCGAGCATCACGAACTCGCGCATGCAGCGCCAGTTCCGCCATTCGTTCTGGGCCGAAGTGTACGAGTCCGTGCTCGCGTCCTACATCACCGCGCCGACCCTCCTCGCGATGATCAACCCGAAGCTCGGCAAGTTCAACGTGACGGCCAAGGGCGGCCAGATCGCGAAGGATTACTTCGACTACAGCATCTCGAGGCCGTACCTGATCTTGCTGGTGCTGAACCTGCTCGGGTTTATCGCGGGGATCGTGAACATCTACATTCACTGGGACGTGAAAAGCGAAGTGAACACGGTCTTGCTGAACCTCGCGTGGACCACATACAACATGCTGATCCTCGGCGCAAGCGTGGCCGCTGCGAGCGAACGCAAGCAGGTGCGCACGACGCATCGGGTCGAAATGAAGATGCCCGTGATGCTGAAGTTCTCGACCGGCCGCACGCTTGCCTGCGAGACCATGGACTACTCGGAAGGCGGCGTGGGCGTGAAGCTGCCGGGCGACCTGCAAGTGCCGTTGCACGAGAAGGTCACCGTATCGCTTTTCCGCGGCGATGAAGAATATGCGTTCCCCGCGACCGTCGGCTTCAGCGCCGTTGGACGCGTGGGATTGCGTTTCTCGGCGCTGACGCGCGAGCAGGAATTCGAATTCGTGAAGACGACTTTTGCCCGCGCCGATGCCTGGACCAACTGGTCCGAAGGCCGTACGCCGGATGCGCCGCTGCGCGGCCTGCGCCATGTGCTGACGGTGGGCGTGGGCGGTATCGGCGCGTTGTTCGAGCATCTTTTCAACGACGCGCGGACGTGGGTAGTGACGCGTACTCCAAGCGCCAAAAAACTCAAGACCAAAGACTGA
- the bcsQ gene encoding cellulose biosynthesis protein BcsQ — translation MKVITVVSAKGGVGKTTLAANLASVLAARGRRVIALDLDPQNALRLHFGIPLDSIDGLSRATLANEAWQTVMFDGVDGVTVVPYGAVLEDDRRHFEAYIDREPQWLAQSLETLKLDTNDIVIVDTPPGSSVYTRTALTAANFALNVVLADAASYAAIPQMERMIEAYATPRANFAGTGYVVNQVDQTRQLTKDVLKVLRNMLGGKMFSGVIHLDEGVSESLACDTTLIHYDPLSQATADLRACGEWLLNSVDAMPVSPRNVA, via the coding sequence ATGAAGGTCATTACCGTGGTATCCGCCAAAGGCGGCGTAGGTAAAACCACGCTCGCCGCCAACCTCGCCTCCGTGCTGGCCGCCCGCGGGCGCCGCGTGATTGCGCTCGACCTCGATCCGCAAAACGCATTGCGCCTGCACTTCGGCATTCCGCTCGACAGTATCGACGGCCTGTCGCGCGCCACGCTCGCCAACGAAGCGTGGCAAACCGTGATGTTCGATGGAGTAGATGGTGTCACCGTCGTGCCCTACGGCGCGGTCCTGGAAGACGATCGCCGGCACTTCGAGGCGTATATCGACCGGGAGCCGCAGTGGCTCGCGCAGTCGCTGGAGACGCTCAAGCTCGACACCAACGACATCGTCATCGTCGATACCCCGCCGGGTTCCTCCGTCTATACACGCACCGCGCTGACCGCCGCGAACTTCGCGCTGAACGTGGTGCTGGCGGACGCTGCATCGTATGCAGCCATCCCGCAGATGGAACGCATGATCGAGGCCTACGCCACGCCGCGAGCGAACTTCGCGGGCACGGGTTACGTGGTGAACCAGGTGGACCAGACGCGCCAACTGACCAAGGACGTGCTGAAGGTCTTGCGCAACATGCTGGGCGGCAAGATGTTCTCGGGTGTCATTCATCTCGATGAAGGCGTAAGCGAATCGCTCGCCTGCGACACCACCCTGATCCATTACGACCCGCTGAGCCAGGCGACCGCCGATCTTCGCGCATGCGGCGAATGGCTCCTGAATTCAGTCGATGCTATGCCGGTTTCTCCGAGGAACGTCGCATGA
- the bcsP gene encoding cellulose biosynthesis protein BcsP, which produces MNPSRDIEKLFDQFGGDASDYQEIGRENEASHARTRWPLLATLDLSQPSIPNVSQNRDSLLSPVHNRSAEPRKKAWGAPAESEAADDEAVHGAPANATTKPAFTRDTRPRLFSRPNRKTIPPVANIALPGSPVGAQRFSALVDAVEGASNVEETPVLAAAVTPDLIARLQPQALAPQQQQPPHRPTLPRSQPLSTPEKLPGFASAFQVPRPQPVTKPSLPRIQPTQPVSEPGAQSILAKAFRPQAASPAQAPQQAPQQAGAPRSDSLQSMFERLRRPAVAASSNETTVAGSWLAKRASRS; this is translated from the coding sequence ATGAACCCTTCGCGCGATATTGAAAAGCTCTTCGATCAGTTTGGCGGCGATGCCAGCGACTATCAGGAGATCGGCCGGGAAAACGAGGCAAGTCACGCGCGCACGCGCTGGCCGCTGCTCGCGACGCTCGACCTGTCGCAGCCGTCGATTCCCAATGTCTCGCAGAATCGGGATTCGCTGCTTTCTCCGGTGCACAACCGCTCCGCAGAGCCGCGCAAGAAAGCGTGGGGCGCGCCGGCAGAAAGCGAAGCGGCCGATGACGAAGCAGTGCACGGCGCGCCCGCAAACGCGACGACCAAACCGGCGTTCACGCGTGACACACGCCCGCGCCTTTTCTCGCGCCCGAACCGCAAGACCATTCCTCCTGTTGCGAATATCGCGCTGCCCGGGTCGCCGGTCGGTGCGCAACGCTTCTCGGCGCTCGTGGATGCGGTCGAGGGTGCATCGAATGTCGAGGAAACGCCTGTCTTGGCTGCAGCGGTTACACCGGACCTGATCGCACGGCTTCAGCCGCAGGCTCTGGCGCCGCAACAACAACAGCCACCGCATCGGCCGACGTTGCCGCGCTCGCAGCCGCTGTCCACGCCGGAGAAGCTGCCCGGTTTTGCGAGCGCATTCCAGGTGCCACGTCCGCAGCCGGTCACGAAGCCCTCGCTGCCACGCATTCAGCCGACGCAGCCCGTCTCCGAGCCGGGCGCGCAATCGATTCTCGCAAAGGCGTTCCGTCCGCAAGCCGCAAGCCCCGCGCAAGCCCCGCAGCAAGCCCCTCAGCAAGCCGGCGCGCCGCGCTCCGACTCGCTCCAGTCGATGTTCGAGCGTCTGCGCCGACCGGCTGTGGCGGCATCTTCGAATGAAACAACCGTCGCGGGCTCCTGGCTCGCCAAGCGCGCGTCACGGTCATGA
- the bcsD gene encoding cellulose biosynthesis protein BcsD, whose amino-acid sequence MAMTLDYLLDRQISSQWRGVLVALAEEFDTQIGCDELRQLMQRVGRRFAAAHPLPACSNTPELGAALNAVWNDVDWGFVEVTDEPEYLRIVHCCPPLLAFGANALPWTPAFLEGAYQEWLSALGADGLAVVQAGEFDETAAVEFRLGRYTN is encoded by the coding sequence ATGGCTATGACTCTGGACTATCTGCTGGACCGGCAAATTTCTTCGCAATGGCGTGGCGTTCTCGTCGCGCTTGCCGAAGAGTTCGACACGCAGATCGGCTGCGATGAACTCCGTCAGTTGATGCAACGCGTCGGTCGCCGCTTCGCAGCCGCGCATCCGCTTCCCGCGTGCAGCAATACGCCCGAACTGGGCGCTGCCTTGAATGCGGTCTGGAACGACGTCGACTGGGGTTTTGTGGAAGTGACGGACGAGCCGGAGTATCTGCGCATCGTGCATTGCTGCCCGCCACTGCTTGCATTCGGCGCGAACGCATTGCCGTGGACGCCGGCGTTTCTCGAAGGCGCCTATCAGGAATGGCTGAGTGCGCTCGGCGCTGACGGGCTCGCCGTGGTGCAGGCAGGAGAATTCGACGAAACCGCTGCAGTCGAGTTCCGGCTCGGCCGATATACAAACTAA
- a CDS encoding YqaA family protein: protein MVDLSVYAGLFAVALIAATLFPLQSEALLAGLLIAHKQPVWMLVAVASVGNVAGSTINWALGRSIEKLRDKRWFPIKGRALDRAENWYKRFGRWTLLLSWTPIIGDPLTMIAGVLREPLWSFLVIVTIAKTARYVVIAALIAM from the coding sequence ATGGTCGATTTATCCGTCTACGCCGGCCTCTTTGCGGTCGCCCTGATCGCGGCGACGCTCTTTCCCCTTCAATCCGAAGCACTGCTCGCCGGATTATTGATTGCCCATAAGCAACCAGTCTGGATGCTCGTCGCGGTCGCGAGCGTGGGAAACGTGGCGGGATCGACGATCAACTGGGCGCTTGGACGCTCAATTGAAAAGCTGCGCGACAAACGCTGGTTCCCGATCAAGGGACGCGCACTCGATCGCGCCGAGAACTGGTACAAGCGCTTCGGCCGATGGACCTTGCTCCTTAGCTGGACGCCGATCATAGGCGACCCGCTCACGATGATCGCCGGCGTTCTGCGCGAGCCGTTGTGGTCGTTTCTCGTGATCGTGACGATTGCCAAGACAGCGCGCTACGTGGTGATTGCCGCATTGATCGCGATGTGA
- a CDS encoding YciI family protein → MPYMLLIAEPVGQRAERTEAEGRLLYDRMVEFGAGLKERGLLVASESLASDGLRVKKRDGKASLTDGPFAEAKEMIGGFFMLTCETQEEAIEIASACPAAEWCEVEVRKIAPCWV, encoded by the coding sequence ATGCCTTACATGCTGCTCATTGCCGAACCCGTTGGTCAGCGCGCTGAACGCACGGAAGCCGAAGGGCGGTTGCTTTACGACCGCATGGTCGAATTCGGCGCGGGGCTGAAAGAGCGTGGACTGCTGGTTGCGAGTGAATCGCTGGCATCGGACGGATTGCGGGTCAAGAAGCGCGACGGCAAGGCGAGCCTGACCGACGGGCCTTTCGCCGAAGCCAAGGAAATGATCGGCGGCTTTTTCATGCTCACGTGTGAGACGCAGGAAGAGGCGATCGAGATTGCATCGGCGTGTCCGGCCGCGGAGTGGTGCGAGGTCGAAGTTCGCAAGATCGCGCCGTGCTGGGTGTGA
- a CDS encoding YciI family protein yields MRFIIMVKANENTEAGVLPDEALLSAMGAYHEELSKAGVLLDASGFHPSATGWRVRYENGRRTVTDGPFAATKELIAGYTLIQVRSREEAVEWVRRFPAPMGEHESGEIEVRRLYELDELGSGEAFDRFRELLPARR; encoded by the coding sequence ATGCGATTCATCATCATGGTCAAGGCCAACGAAAATACCGAAGCAGGCGTTCTTCCGGACGAAGCGCTGTTAAGCGCAATGGGCGCGTATCACGAGGAACTCTCGAAAGCCGGCGTGTTGCTCGATGCAAGCGGTTTCCATCCGAGCGCCACGGGCTGGCGAGTGCGTTACGAGAACGGCCGGCGCACGGTCACGGACGGACCTTTTGCCGCGACGAAAGAGTTGATTGCCGGATACACGCTGATCCAGGTCCGTTCGCGCGAGGAAGCCGTGGAATGGGTGCGCCGTTTTCCAGCGCCGATGGGCGAGCACGAAAGCGGCGAGATAGAAGTGCGGCGACTGTACGAACTCGATGAGCTGGGCTCGGGCGAGGCCTTCGATCGCTTCCGTGAGCTTCTGCCCGCGCGGCGTTAG
- a CDS encoding RNA polymerase sigma factor: MTRTLNAQAIPRAHADGRQSNSGGRIVSETPGEQDQATHRAIEAVWRLESAKVIAVVTRLVRDVSLAEEFAQDALVAALEHWRVDGVPDNPGAWLVTTAKHRALDRLRQDALHARKHEELGLDMDAREEHVTPDFVDALGAAREDDIGDDLLRLVFTACHPVLSLDARVALTLRLLGGLTTDEIARAFLQPEPTIAQRIVRAKRTLSAARVPFEVPKADARAARLASVLEVIYLIFNEGYSATAGDDWMRPSLCDDALRLGRILAGLAPDESEVHGLVALMEIQASRIHARTDPNGRAILLMDQDRSRWDPLLIRRGLAALARAEALNARRGPYALQGALAACHARARRAEETDWEQIVALYDALSVVAPSPVVELNRAVAVGMAFGAAAGLEIVDGLAEDAALRNYHWLPSVRGDLLARLGRHEEARKAFERAASMTRNARERELLLERAADADKSARGSTSA, encoded by the coding sequence ATGACGAGGACTTTGAATGCACAAGCGATTCCACGAGCCCATGCAGATGGTCGCCAGAGCAACAGCGGCGGCCGCATCGTGAGCGAAACGCCGGGCGAGCAGGATCAGGCCACGCATCGCGCGATAGAAGCCGTATGGCGGCTGGAATCGGCGAAGGTCATCGCGGTGGTCACGCGGCTGGTGCGTGACGTATCGCTTGCCGAGGAGTTCGCGCAGGACGCGCTGGTTGCGGCGCTCGAACATTGGCGGGTGGATGGCGTGCCTGACAATCCGGGCGCGTGGCTCGTGACAACGGCGAAGCATCGCGCGCTCGACCGCTTGCGCCAGGATGCATTGCACGCCCGCAAACACGAGGAACTGGGGCTCGACATGGATGCGCGCGAAGAGCATGTCACGCCGGATTTTGTCGATGCCCTCGGCGCCGCGCGCGAAGACGACATAGGCGACGACCTGCTGCGGCTCGTGTTCACCGCGTGTCATCCGGTGTTGTCGCTCGATGCGCGGGTTGCGCTGACCTTGCGCCTGCTCGGCGGCCTCACCACCGATGAAATCGCGCGCGCTTTCCTGCAGCCCGAGCCGACCATCGCGCAGCGGATCGTGCGGGCGAAGCGGACGTTATCGGCGGCGCGCGTGCCGTTCGAAGTACCGAAGGCCGATGCACGCGCGGCGCGGCTCGCGTCGGTGCTCGAAGTGATCTACCTGATCTTCAACGAAGGCTATTCGGCCACGGCCGGCGACGACTGGATGCGGCCATCCTTGTGCGATGACGCCTTGCGCCTGGGGCGCATTCTGGCCGGCCTCGCGCCCGATGAAAGCGAGGTCCACGGACTGGTTGCGCTGATGGAGATCCAGGCATCGCGGATTCACGCGCGCACCGACCCGAACGGCCGCGCGATCTTGCTGATGGATCAGGATCGCAGCCGCTGGGACCCGTTGCTGATCCGGCGCGGGTTGGCTGCGCTGGCGCGCGCCGAGGCATTGAACGCGCGGCGTGGACCTTACGCGCTGCAGGGTGCACTGGCGGCGTGTCATGCGCGGGCGCGGCGCGCGGAGGAGACGGACTGGGAACAAATCGTGGCTTTGTACGATGCGTTGTCCGTGGTGGCGCCTTCGCCTGTGGTTGAGTTGAACCGCGCAGTGGCAGTGGGGATGGCGTTCGGCGCGGCAGCGGGTCTGGAGATCGTCGACGGGCTGGCTGAAGATGCAGCGCTTAGGAATTACCACTGGTTGCCGAGCGTCAGGGGCGATCTGCTGGCGAGGCTCGGCCGGCATGAAGAAGCGCGCAAGGCGTTCGAGCGTGCCGCGTCGATGACGAGGAACGCGAGGGAGAGAGAATTGTTGCTGGAGCGTGCGGCGGATGCGGACAAGTCGGCCAGGGGCTCGACCAGCGCTTAA
- a CDS encoding DeoR/GlpR family DNA-binding transcription regulator, which produces MKAADRHRAILDLVLTRDANVEQLSEALGVSEATVRRDLTMLAKERRLVRTYGGATALVGAHEPEASLEERKSAQREQKEAIAQAAALHVQDGDTVLLDGGTTCAALARQLSAHHDLHVVTNNLLAVMTLANAPGVRITLIGGDLRASSMSTLGPLAELVLSRLSVDVAFLGADGVAADFGLCEATAEQAYLKDCIIRRAAKVIVLADADKLGRARQQHWTPLERDWTLITTDLAGAERLAPFKALKGVGVQVVAMDA; this is translated from the coding sequence ATGAAAGCCGCCGACCGCCACCGCGCCATCCTCGATCTCGTCCTCACGCGCGACGCCAATGTCGAGCAGTTGAGCGAGGCGCTGGGGGTGTCGGAAGCGACCGTGCGGCGCGATCTGACCATGCTCGCGAAGGAGCGCCGCCTGGTGCGTACCTACGGCGGCGCGACGGCGCTGGTCGGAGCGCATGAGCCGGAGGCGTCGCTGGAAGAGCGCAAGTCGGCGCAGCGCGAGCAGAAAGAAGCGATCGCGCAAGCCGCTGCGCTGCACGTCCAGGACGGCGACACCGTTCTGCTCGATGGCGGCACGACCTGCGCCGCTCTCGCCCGGCAGTTGAGTGCGCATCACGATTTGCATGTGGTGACGAACAACCTGCTTGCGGTGATGACGCTGGCCAATGCGCCCGGCGTGAGGATCACGCTGATAGGCGGCGATTTGAGGGCTTCGAGCATGAGTACGCTCGGGCCGCTGGCTGAACTTGTGCTGAGCCGTTTGAGCGTGGACGTGGCGTTCCTCGGTGCGGATGGCGTAGCCGCGGATTTCGGGCTGTGCGAGGCGACGGCGGAGCAGGCCTATCTGAAGGATTGCATCATTCGCCGCGCGGCGAAGGTGATCGTTCTCGCCGATGCCGACAAACTCGGCCGCGCAAGGCAACAGCACTGGACGCCGCTTGAACGGGACTGGACCTTGATCACCACCGATCTGGCCGGGGCTGAACGGCTTGCGCCGTTCAAGGCATTGAAGGGGGTCGGGGTCCAGGTCGTCGCGATGGACGCTTAA